In the Anser cygnoides isolate HZ-2024a breed goose chromosome 27, Taihu_goose_T2T_genome, whole genome shotgun sequence genome, one interval contains:
- the SH3GL1 gene encoding endophilin-A2 isoform X2 has translation MSVAGLKKQFYKASQLVSEKVGGAEGTKLDDDFKEMEKKVDLTSKAVTEVLTRTIEYLQPNPASRAKLTMLNTMSKIRGQVKNPGYPQSEGLLGESMIRYGKELGEDSNFGDALLDAGESMKRLAEVKDSLDIEVKQNFIDPLQNLCDKDLKEIQHHLKKLEGRRLDFDYKKKRQGKIPDEELRQAMEKFEESKEVAETSMHNLLETDIEQVSQLSALVDAQLDYHRQAVQILDELAEKLKRRMREASSRPRREYKPKPRETYDFGETDQSNGGFSCNPTPKVSASSSFRSDKPSRASVRSIPHLDQPCCKALYDFEPENDGELGFKEGDIITLTNQIDENWYEGMINGQSGFFPLNYVEVLVPLPQ, from the exons ctggTCAGCGAGAAAGTTGGAGGGGCTGAAGGGACCAAACTTGACGATGACTtcaaggaaatggaaaag AAAGTGGACCTGACCAGCAAGGCCGTTACAGAAGTACTGACCAGAACAATAGAGTACCTCCAGCCAAACCCAG CTTCCAGAGCCAAGCTAACCATGCTGAACACGATGTCGAAGATCCGCGGGCAGGTGAAGAACCCCGGCTACCCGCAGTCGgaagggctgctgggggagagcATGATCCGATACGGCAAGGAGCTGGGCGAGGACTCCAACTTCG GCGATGCGCTTCTCGATGCCGGTGAATCCATGAAGCGACTGGCTGAAGTGAAGGACTCGCTGGACATTGAAgtcaaacaaaattttattgATCCCCTCCAGAACCTGTGTGATAAAGACCTGAAAGAGATCCAG caccatcTCAAGAAGCTGGAAGGCAGACGCTTGGACTTTGACTACAAGAAGAAACGACAGGGAAAAATCCCTGATGAGGAACTCCGACAGGCCATGGAGAAATTTGAGGAGTCCAAGGAAGTGGCAGAGACCAGCATGCACAACCTCCTAGAAACCGAT ATCGAGCAGGTGAGCCAGCTCTCAGCCCTGGTGGATGCCCAGCTGGACTACCACAGGCAGGCAGTGCAGATCCTGGACGAGCTTGCAGAAAAACTCAAACGCAG AATGAGGGAGGCCTCCTCGCGTCCCAGGCGGGAATACAAACCCAAGCCCAGGGAGACTTATGACTTCGGAGAGACTGACCAGTCCAACGGGGGCTTCTCTTGCAATCCTACCCCCAAAGTCTCAG cttcctcctctttccGATCCGACAAGCCGTCCCGGGCCTCCGTCAGGAGTATCC CTCACCTGGACCAGCCGTGCTGCAAGGCGCTCTACGACTTCGAACCCGAGAACGACGGCGAGCTGGGCTTCAAGGAGGGCGACATCATCACCCTCACCAACCAGATCGACGAGAACTGGTACGAGGGCATGATCAACGGCCAGTCGGGCTTCTTCCCGCTCAACTACGTGGAAGTGCTGGTTCCGCTACCTCAGTGA
- the SH3GL1 gene encoding endophilin-A2 isoform X1, giving the protein MSVAGLKKQFYKASQLVSEKVGGAEGTKLDDDFKEMEKKVDLTSKAVTEVLTRTIEYLQPNPASRAKLTMLNTMSKIRGQVKNPGYPQSEGLLGESMIRYGKELGEDSNFGDALLDAGESMKRLAEVKDSLDIEVKQNFIDPLQNLCDKDLKEIQHHLKKLEGRRLDFDYKKKRQGKIPDEELRQAMEKFEESKEVAETSMHNLLETDIEQVSQLSALVDAQLDYHRQAVQILDELAEKLKRRMREASSRPRREYKPKPRETYDFGETDQSNGGFSCNPTPKVSAASSSFRSDKPSRASVRSIPHLDQPCCKALYDFEPENDGELGFKEGDIITLTNQIDENWYEGMINGQSGFFPLNYVEVLVPLPQ; this is encoded by the exons ctggTCAGCGAGAAAGTTGGAGGGGCTGAAGGGACCAAACTTGACGATGACTtcaaggaaatggaaaag AAAGTGGACCTGACCAGCAAGGCCGTTACAGAAGTACTGACCAGAACAATAGAGTACCTCCAGCCAAACCCAG CTTCCAGAGCCAAGCTAACCATGCTGAACACGATGTCGAAGATCCGCGGGCAGGTGAAGAACCCCGGCTACCCGCAGTCGgaagggctgctgggggagagcATGATCCGATACGGCAAGGAGCTGGGCGAGGACTCCAACTTCG GCGATGCGCTTCTCGATGCCGGTGAATCCATGAAGCGACTGGCTGAAGTGAAGGACTCGCTGGACATTGAAgtcaaacaaaattttattgATCCCCTCCAGAACCTGTGTGATAAAGACCTGAAAGAGATCCAG caccatcTCAAGAAGCTGGAAGGCAGACGCTTGGACTTTGACTACAAGAAGAAACGACAGGGAAAAATCCCTGATGAGGAACTCCGACAGGCCATGGAGAAATTTGAGGAGTCCAAGGAAGTGGCAGAGACCAGCATGCACAACCTCCTAGAAACCGAT ATCGAGCAGGTGAGCCAGCTCTCAGCCCTGGTGGATGCCCAGCTGGACTACCACAGGCAGGCAGTGCAGATCCTGGACGAGCTTGCAGAAAAACTCAAACGCAG AATGAGGGAGGCCTCCTCGCGTCCCAGGCGGGAATACAAACCCAAGCCCAGGGAGACTTATGACTTCGGAGAGACTGACCAGTCCAACGGGGGCTTCTCTTGCAATCCTACCCCCAAAGTCTCAG cagcttcctcctctttccGATCCGACAAGCCGTCCCGGGCCTCCGTCAGGAGTATCC CTCACCTGGACCAGCCGTGCTGCAAGGCGCTCTACGACTTCGAACCCGAGAACGACGGCGAGCTGGGCTTCAAGGAGGGCGACATCATCACCCTCACCAACCAGATCGACGAGAACTGGTACGAGGGCATGATCAACGGCCAGTCGGGCTTCTTCCCGCTCAACTACGTGGAAGTGCTGGTTCCGCTACCTCAGTGA
- the SH3GL1 gene encoding endophilin-A2 isoform X3: MSVAGLKKQFYKASQLVSEKVGGAEGTKLDDDFKEMEKKVDLTSKAVTEVLTRTIEYLQPNPASRAKLTMLNTMSKIRGQVKNPGYPQSEGLLGESMIRYGKELGEDSNFGDALLDAGESMKRLAEVKDSLDIEVKQNFIDPLQNLCDKDLKEIQHHLKKLEGRRLDFDYKKKRQGKIPDEELRQAMEKFEESKEVAETSMHNLLETDIEQVSQLSALVDAQLDYHRQAVQILDELAEKLKRRMREASSRPRREYKPKPRETYDFGETDQSNGGFSCNPTPKVSAHLDQPCCKALYDFEPENDGELGFKEGDIITLTNQIDENWYEGMINGQSGFFPLNYVEVLVPLPQ; the protein is encoded by the exons ctggTCAGCGAGAAAGTTGGAGGGGCTGAAGGGACCAAACTTGACGATGACTtcaaggaaatggaaaag AAAGTGGACCTGACCAGCAAGGCCGTTACAGAAGTACTGACCAGAACAATAGAGTACCTCCAGCCAAACCCAG CTTCCAGAGCCAAGCTAACCATGCTGAACACGATGTCGAAGATCCGCGGGCAGGTGAAGAACCCCGGCTACCCGCAGTCGgaagggctgctgggggagagcATGATCCGATACGGCAAGGAGCTGGGCGAGGACTCCAACTTCG GCGATGCGCTTCTCGATGCCGGTGAATCCATGAAGCGACTGGCTGAAGTGAAGGACTCGCTGGACATTGAAgtcaaacaaaattttattgATCCCCTCCAGAACCTGTGTGATAAAGACCTGAAAGAGATCCAG caccatcTCAAGAAGCTGGAAGGCAGACGCTTGGACTTTGACTACAAGAAGAAACGACAGGGAAAAATCCCTGATGAGGAACTCCGACAGGCCATGGAGAAATTTGAGGAGTCCAAGGAAGTGGCAGAGACCAGCATGCACAACCTCCTAGAAACCGAT ATCGAGCAGGTGAGCCAGCTCTCAGCCCTGGTGGATGCCCAGCTGGACTACCACAGGCAGGCAGTGCAGATCCTGGACGAGCTTGCAGAAAAACTCAAACGCAG AATGAGGGAGGCCTCCTCGCGTCCCAGGCGGGAATACAAACCCAAGCCCAGGGAGACTTATGACTTCGGAGAGACTGACCAGTCCAACGGGGGCTTCTCTTGCAATCCTACCCCCAAAGTCTCAG CTCACCTGGACCAGCCGTGCTGCAAGGCGCTCTACGACTTCGAACCCGAGAACGACGGCGAGCTGGGCTTCAAGGAGGGCGACATCATCACCCTCACCAACCAGATCGACGAGAACTGGTACGAGGGCATGATCAACGGCCAGTCGGGCTTCTTCCCGCTCAACTACGTGGAAGTGCTGGTTCCGCTACCTCAGTGA
- the MPND gene encoding MPN domain-containing protein isoform X4, which yields MAALAAASPGADECLEEDEDELEPGLDEAEAEPEPESGAKAAGGSRGAVLTRRGITLRVLLRDGLLEPARGVLSIYYLGKKFVGDLGADGTITWQETGQVFNSPSAWATHCKRLVNPAKKSGCGWASVRYKGQKLDQYKAAWLRKHQPNTPAAEESLASEGEEDELPEEEEEEAAREGRAPAPEPAAAKRPEERSKKQQCRSLAEQAGTDHGPPGKRPENKPRVPVRYCTLGTRDTARNPQTLVEVTPFAAINKFQPFNVAISSNVLLLLDFHSHLTRSEVVGYLGGRWDTNTQLLTVLRAFPCRSRLGDAEAAGAVEEEICQSLFLRGLSLVGWYHSHPFGPALPSLHDIDAQMDYQLKLQGSGNGFQPCLALICGPYYHGNPGVESKIAPFWVMPPPEQRPNDYGIPMEVEVAYIQDGFLTNDVLQEMTLLVEFYKGAPDLVKFQELWSQDQTYLDKLKGSLASRTPKDQSFAHVLEQIYSLLKLSG from the exons ATGGCAG CGCTGGCGGCCGCCTCCCCTGGCGCAGATGAGTGCCtggaggaggacgaggacgagCTGGAGCCGGGGCTGGACGAGGCCGAGGCCGAGCCGGAGCCCGAGAGCGGGGCGAAGGCagcggggggctcccggggggccGTGCTCACACGCCGCGGCATCACCCTGCGCGTGCTGCTCCGCGACGGGCTCCTGGAGCCGGCCCGCGGCGTCCTCTCCATCTACTACCTG GGCAAGAAGTTCGTGGGGGACCTGGGTGCGGACGGCACCATCACGTGGCAGGAGACGGGCCAGGTCTTCAACTCGCCCAGCGCCTGGGCCACCCACTGCAAGCGCCTGGTGAACCCCGCCAAGAAGTCGGGCTGCGGCTGGGCCTCCGTGCGCTACAAGGGCCAGAAGCTGGACCAGTACAAAGCCGCCTGGCTGCGCAAGCACCAGCCCAACACGCCCGCCGCCGAGGAG AGCTTGGCCAGCGAGGGCGAGGAGGACGAGCtgccagaggaggaggaggaggaggcggcgagGGAAGGCCGGGCGCCCGCGCCGGAGCCGGCTGCCGCCAAGAGACCGGAGGAGAGGAGCAAGAAGCAGCAGTGCCGGAGCCTGGCGGAGCAGGCAGGGACGG ACCATGGCCCCCCGGGGAAAAGGCCGGAGAACAAACCCCGGGTGCCCGTCCGCTACTGCACCCTGGGCACCCGTGACACGGCCAG GAACCCCCAGACCCTGGTGGAAGTGACGCCCTTCGCCGCCATCAACAAGTTCCAGCCCTTCAACGTGGCCATTTCCAGCAACgtcctcctgctcctg GATTTCCACAGCCACCTGACGCGGAGCGAAGTGGTGGGGTACCTGGGGGGCCGGTGGGACACCAACACGCAGC TGCTGACGGTGCTGCGAGCCTTCCCCTGCCGGAGCCGCTTGGGCGACGCCGAGGCTGCGGGcgctgtggaggaggag atctgCCAGAGCCTGTTCCTGCGGGGGCTGTCGCTGGTGGGCTGGTACCACAGCCACCCCTtcggccccgcgctgccctcCCTGCACGACATCGACGCGCAGATGGACTACCAGCTCAAGCTGCAGGGCAGCGGCAACGgcttccagccctgcctggccctCATCTGCG GGCCGTACTATCACGGCAACCCCGGCGTGGAGTCCAAAATTGCGCCCTTCTGGGTGATGCCGCCCCCGGAG CAACGTCCCAATGACTACGGCATCCCCatggaggtggaggtggcctaCATCCAGGACGGCTTCCTCACCAACGACGTCCTGCAGGAGATG acGCTGCTGGTGGAGTTTTACAAGGGCGCCCCCGACCTGGTGAAGTTCCAGGAGCTGTGGAGTCAGGACCAGACCTACCTGGACAAACTGAAG GGCTCCCTGGCCTCCCGCACCCCCAAAGACCAGAGCTTCGCCCACGTCCTGGAGCAGATCTACAGCCTCCTGAAGCTCAGCGGCTGA
- the MPND gene encoding MPN domain-containing protein isoform X3: MAALAAASPGADECLEEDEDELEPGLDEAEAEPEPESGAKAAGGSRGAVLTRRGITLRVLLRDGLLEPARGVLSIYYLGKKFVGDLGADGTITWQETGQVFNSPSAWATHCKRLVNPAKKSGCGWASVRYKGQKLDQYKAAWLRKHQPNTPAAEESLASEGEEDELPEEEEEEAAREGRAPAPEPAAAKRPEERSKKQQCRSLAEQAGTGEEGQGPQGGAKPPGRGDGALCVADHGPPGKRPENKPRVPVRYCTLGTRDTARNPQTLVEVTPFAAINKFQPFNVAISSNVLLLLDFHSHLTRSEVVGYLGGRWDTNTQLLTVLRAFPCRSRLGDAEAAGAVEEEICQSLFLRGLSLVGWYHSHPFGPALPSLHDIDAQMDYQLKLQGSGNGFQPCLALICGPYYHGNPGVESKIAPFWVMPPPEQRPNDYGIPMEVEVAYIQDGFLTNDVLQEMTLLVEFYKGAPDLVKFQELWSQDQTYLDKLKGSLASRTPKDQSFAHVLEQIYSLLKLSG; this comes from the exons ATGGCAG CGCTGGCGGCCGCCTCCCCTGGCGCAGATGAGTGCCtggaggaggacgaggacgagCTGGAGCCGGGGCTGGACGAGGCCGAGGCCGAGCCGGAGCCCGAGAGCGGGGCGAAGGCagcggggggctcccggggggccGTGCTCACACGCCGCGGCATCACCCTGCGCGTGCTGCTCCGCGACGGGCTCCTGGAGCCGGCCCGCGGCGTCCTCTCCATCTACTACCTG GGCAAGAAGTTCGTGGGGGACCTGGGTGCGGACGGCACCATCACGTGGCAGGAGACGGGCCAGGTCTTCAACTCGCCCAGCGCCTGGGCCACCCACTGCAAGCGCCTGGTGAACCCCGCCAAGAAGTCGGGCTGCGGCTGGGCCTCCGTGCGCTACAAGGGCCAGAAGCTGGACCAGTACAAAGCCGCCTGGCTGCGCAAGCACCAGCCCAACACGCCCGCCGCCGAGGAG AGCTTGGCCAGCGAGGGCGAGGAGGACGAGCtgccagaggaggaggaggaggaggcggcgagGGAAGGCCGGGCGCCCGCGCCGGAGCCGGCTGCCGCCAAGAGACCGGAGGAGAGGAGCAAGAAGCAGCAGTGCCGGAGCCTGGCGGAGCAGGCAGGGACGGGTGAGGAAGGGCAGGGTCCCCAAGGGGGGGCCAAGCCCCCCGGCCGCGGTGACGGGGCGCTCTGTGTTGCAGACCATGGCCCCCCGGGGAAAAGGCCGGAGAACAAACCCCGGGTGCCCGTCCGCTACTGCACCCTGGGCACCCGTGACACGGCCAG GAACCCCCAGACCCTGGTGGAAGTGACGCCCTTCGCCGCCATCAACAAGTTCCAGCCCTTCAACGTGGCCATTTCCAGCAACgtcctcctgctcctg GATTTCCACAGCCACCTGACGCGGAGCGAAGTGGTGGGGTACCTGGGGGGCCGGTGGGACACCAACACGCAGC TGCTGACGGTGCTGCGAGCCTTCCCCTGCCGGAGCCGCTTGGGCGACGCCGAGGCTGCGGGcgctgtggaggaggag atctgCCAGAGCCTGTTCCTGCGGGGGCTGTCGCTGGTGGGCTGGTACCACAGCCACCCCTtcggccccgcgctgccctcCCTGCACGACATCGACGCGCAGATGGACTACCAGCTCAAGCTGCAGGGCAGCGGCAACGgcttccagccctgcctggccctCATCTGCG GGCCGTACTATCACGGCAACCCCGGCGTGGAGTCCAAAATTGCGCCCTTCTGGGTGATGCCGCCCCCGGAG CAACGTCCCAATGACTACGGCATCCCCatggaggtggaggtggcctaCATCCAGGACGGCTTCCTCACCAACGACGTCCTGCAGGAGATG acGCTGCTGGTGGAGTTTTACAAGGGCGCCCCCGACCTGGTGAAGTTCCAGGAGCTGTGGAGTCAGGACCAGACCTACCTGGACAAACTGAAG GGCTCCCTGGCCTCCCGCACCCCCAAAGACCAGAGCTTCGCCCACGTCCTGGAGCAGATCTACAGCCTCCTGAAGCTCAGCGGCTGA
- the MPND gene encoding MPN domain-containing protein isoform X2 codes for MAALAAASPGADECLEEDEDELEPGLDEAEAEPEPESGAKAAGGSRGAVLTRRGITLRVLLRDGLLEPARGVLSIYYLGKKFVGDLGADGTITWQETGQVFNSPSAWATHCKRLVNPAKKSGCGWASVRYKGQKLDQYKAAWLRKHQPNTPAAEESLASEGEEDELPEEEEEEAAREGRAPAPEPAAAKRPEERSKKQQCRSLAEQAGTGEEGQGPQGGAKPPGRGDGALCVADHGPPGKRPENKPRVPVRYCTLGTRDTARNPQTLVEVTPFAAINKFQPFNVAISSNVLLLLDFHSHLTRSEVVGYLGGRWDTNTQLLTVLRAFPCRSRLGDAEAAGAVEEEICQSLFLRGLSLVGWYHSHPFGPALPSLHDIDAQMDYQLKLQGSGNGFQPCLALICGPYYHGNPGVESKIAPFWVMPPPEQRPNDYGIPMEVEVAYIQDGFLTNDVLQEMPLSPLPQTLLVEFYKGAPDLVKFQELWSQDQTYLDKLKGSLASRTPKDQSFAHVLEQIYSLLKLSG; via the exons ATGGCAG CGCTGGCGGCCGCCTCCCCTGGCGCAGATGAGTGCCtggaggaggacgaggacgagCTGGAGCCGGGGCTGGACGAGGCCGAGGCCGAGCCGGAGCCCGAGAGCGGGGCGAAGGCagcggggggctcccggggggccGTGCTCACACGCCGCGGCATCACCCTGCGCGTGCTGCTCCGCGACGGGCTCCTGGAGCCGGCCCGCGGCGTCCTCTCCATCTACTACCTG GGCAAGAAGTTCGTGGGGGACCTGGGTGCGGACGGCACCATCACGTGGCAGGAGACGGGCCAGGTCTTCAACTCGCCCAGCGCCTGGGCCACCCACTGCAAGCGCCTGGTGAACCCCGCCAAGAAGTCGGGCTGCGGCTGGGCCTCCGTGCGCTACAAGGGCCAGAAGCTGGACCAGTACAAAGCCGCCTGGCTGCGCAAGCACCAGCCCAACACGCCCGCCGCCGAGGAG AGCTTGGCCAGCGAGGGCGAGGAGGACGAGCtgccagaggaggaggaggaggaggcggcgagGGAAGGCCGGGCGCCCGCGCCGGAGCCGGCTGCCGCCAAGAGACCGGAGGAGAGGAGCAAGAAGCAGCAGTGCCGGAGCCTGGCGGAGCAGGCAGGGACGGGTGAGGAAGGGCAGGGTCCCCAAGGGGGGGCCAAGCCCCCCGGCCGCGGTGACGGGGCGCTCTGTGTTGCAGACCATGGCCCCCCGGGGAAAAGGCCGGAGAACAAACCCCGGGTGCCCGTCCGCTACTGCACCCTGGGCACCCGTGACACGGCCAG GAACCCCCAGACCCTGGTGGAAGTGACGCCCTTCGCCGCCATCAACAAGTTCCAGCCCTTCAACGTGGCCATTTCCAGCAACgtcctcctgctcctg GATTTCCACAGCCACCTGACGCGGAGCGAAGTGGTGGGGTACCTGGGGGGCCGGTGGGACACCAACACGCAGC TGCTGACGGTGCTGCGAGCCTTCCCCTGCCGGAGCCGCTTGGGCGACGCCGAGGCTGCGGGcgctgtggaggaggag atctgCCAGAGCCTGTTCCTGCGGGGGCTGTCGCTGGTGGGCTGGTACCACAGCCACCCCTtcggccccgcgctgccctcCCTGCACGACATCGACGCGCAGATGGACTACCAGCTCAAGCTGCAGGGCAGCGGCAACGgcttccagccctgcctggccctCATCTGCG GGCCGTACTATCACGGCAACCCCGGCGTGGAGTCCAAAATTGCGCCCTTCTGGGTGATGCCGCCCCCGGAG CAACGTCCCAATGACTACGGCATCCCCatggaggtggaggtggcctaCATCCAGGACGGCTTCCTCACCAACGACGTCCTGCAGGAGATG cccctctctcccctgccccagacGCTGCTGGTGGAGTTTTACAAGGGCGCCCCCGACCTGGTGAAGTTCCAGGAGCTGTGGAGTCAGGACCAGACCTACCTGGACAAACTGAAG GGCTCCCTGGCCTCCCGCACCCCCAAAGACCAGAGCTTCGCCCACGTCCTGGAGCAGATCTACAGCCTCCTGAAGCTCAGCGGCTGA
- the MPND gene encoding MPN domain-containing protein isoform X1, giving the protein MAALAAASPGADECLEEDEDELEPGLDEAEAEPEPESGAKAAGGSRGAVLTRRGITLRVLLRDGLLEPARGVLSIYYLGKKFVGDLGADGTITWQETGQVFNSPSAWATHCKRLVNPAKKSGCGWASVRYKGQKLDQYKAAWLRKHQPNTPAAEEVGRGDPKSQPPGAPAASPRGAGRRFAPRTPQSLASEGEEDELPEEEEEEAAREGRAPAPEPAAAKRPEERSKKQQCRSLAEQAGTDHGPPGKRPENKPRVPVRYCTLGTRDTARNPQTLVEVTPFAAINKFQPFNVAISSNVLLLLDFHSHLTRSEVVGYLGGRWDTNTQLLTVLRAFPCRSRLGDAEAAGAVEEEICQSLFLRGLSLVGWYHSHPFGPALPSLHDIDAQMDYQLKLQGSGNGFQPCLALICGPYYHGNPGVESKIAPFWVMPPPEQRPNDYGIPMEVEVAYIQDGFLTNDVLQEMTLLVEFYKGAPDLVKFQELWSQDQTYLDKLKGSLASRTPKDQSFAHVLEQIYSLLKLSG; this is encoded by the exons ATGGCAG CGCTGGCGGCCGCCTCCCCTGGCGCAGATGAGTGCCtggaggaggacgaggacgagCTGGAGCCGGGGCTGGACGAGGCCGAGGCCGAGCCGGAGCCCGAGAGCGGGGCGAAGGCagcggggggctcccggggggccGTGCTCACACGCCGCGGCATCACCCTGCGCGTGCTGCTCCGCGACGGGCTCCTGGAGCCGGCCCGCGGCGTCCTCTCCATCTACTACCTG GGCAAGAAGTTCGTGGGGGACCTGGGTGCGGACGGCACCATCACGTGGCAGGAGACGGGCCAGGTCTTCAACTCGCCCAGCGCCTGGGCCACCCACTGCAAGCGCCTGGTGAACCCCGCCAAGAAGTCGGGCTGCGGCTGGGCCTCCGTGCGCTACAAGGGCCAGAAGCTGGACCAGTACAAAGCCGCCTGGCTGCGCAAGCACCAGCCCAACACGCCCGCCGCCGAGGAGGTGGGTCGGGGTGATCCTAAATCCCAGCCCCCGGGTGCCCCGGCGGCGTCCCCGCGGGGTGCTGGGCGACGCTTTGCTCCCCGAACCCCGCAGAGCTTGGCCAGCGAGGGCGAGGAGGACGAGCtgccagaggaggaggaggaggaggcggcgagGGAAGGCCGGGCGCCCGCGCCGGAGCCGGCTGCCGCCAAGAGACCGGAGGAGAGGAGCAAGAAGCAGCAGTGCCGGAGCCTGGCGGAGCAGGCAGGGACGG ACCATGGCCCCCCGGGGAAAAGGCCGGAGAACAAACCCCGGGTGCCCGTCCGCTACTGCACCCTGGGCACCCGTGACACGGCCAG GAACCCCCAGACCCTGGTGGAAGTGACGCCCTTCGCCGCCATCAACAAGTTCCAGCCCTTCAACGTGGCCATTTCCAGCAACgtcctcctgctcctg GATTTCCACAGCCACCTGACGCGGAGCGAAGTGGTGGGGTACCTGGGGGGCCGGTGGGACACCAACACGCAGC TGCTGACGGTGCTGCGAGCCTTCCCCTGCCGGAGCCGCTTGGGCGACGCCGAGGCTGCGGGcgctgtggaggaggag atctgCCAGAGCCTGTTCCTGCGGGGGCTGTCGCTGGTGGGCTGGTACCACAGCCACCCCTtcggccccgcgctgccctcCCTGCACGACATCGACGCGCAGATGGACTACCAGCTCAAGCTGCAGGGCAGCGGCAACGgcttccagccctgcctggccctCATCTGCG GGCCGTACTATCACGGCAACCCCGGCGTGGAGTCCAAAATTGCGCCCTTCTGGGTGATGCCGCCCCCGGAG CAACGTCCCAATGACTACGGCATCCCCatggaggtggaggtggcctaCATCCAGGACGGCTTCCTCACCAACGACGTCCTGCAGGAGATG acGCTGCTGGTGGAGTTTTACAAGGGCGCCCCCGACCTGGTGAAGTTCCAGGAGCTGTGGAGTCAGGACCAGACCTACCTGGACAAACTGAAG GGCTCCCTGGCCTCCCGCACCCCCAAAGACCAGAGCTTCGCCCACGTCCTGGAGCAGATCTACAGCCTCCTGAAGCTCAGCGGCTGA
- the STAP2 gene encoding signal-transducing adaptor protein 2 codes for MAVPVPPPQPAGARHCYEGFVQKRGPRDTGYRRVWAGLRGPLIAFYAVPRDRQPLEVLDLSELVAVRAEGGALVLQMRDQNVMLKAESAEAQEMWRGFILTMAEMKVPSDLVLLPGHRFQLLEALREEQERRAAPRELLVPSFPSCFYNVSRGEAEQLLERSAGSGNLVLRPGGHGHGVSVTTRQMLNNTVLIRHYKVIDLGHGYYISVDVPHYCSSLAEVVQYFVEKSKGSLRPLHSEYNQKLEFVETDGENGEMLRGVSEPPPSAPDPQCPPPTPPPRTQAPGPEPRASHRPVLQPPEQGAGTPPRSGRRPVPCPRVRPRARPRARLPSQDITEELLQKLRVRRACTDG; via the exons ATGGCGGTGCCGGTTCCCCCCCCTCAGCCGGCCGGGGCCCGGCACTGCTACGAGGGCTTCGTGCAGAAGCGGGGGCCGCGGGACACG GGTTACCGGCGGGTCtgggccgggctgcgggggccgCTGATCGCCTTCTACGCGGTGCCCAGGGACCGCCAG cccctggaggtgctggaCCTGAGCGAGCTGGTGGCGGTGCGGGCCGAGGGGGGGGCGCTCGTCCTCCAGATGCGGGACCAGAATGTGATGCTGAAG GCGGAGAGCGCGGAGGCGCAGGAGATGTGGCGGGGATTCATCCTGACCATGGCTGAG ATGAAGGTGCCCTCggacctggtgctgctgcccggCCACAGgttccagctgctggaggcccTGCGCGAGGAGCAGgagcgccgcgccgcccccagggagctgctggtcCCGTC GTTTCCCAGCTGCTTCTACAACGTGTCGCGGGGGGAGGccgagcagctgctggagcgcAGCGCGGGCAGCGGGAACCTGGTGCTGCGCCCCGGCGGGCACGGCCACGGCGTCTCCGTCACCACGCGCCAGATGCTGAACAA cacGGTTCTGATCAGGCACTACAAGGTGATCGACCTGGGCCACGGTTACTACATCAGCGTGGACGTGCCG cactaCTGCTCCTCGCTGGCCGAGGTGGTGCAGTACTTCGTGGAGAAGAGCAAGGGCAGCCTGCGGCCCCTGCACTCGGAGTACAACCAGAAGCTGG AGTTTGTGGAAACGGACGGGGAGAACGGCGAGATGCTGCGGGGGGTGTCCGAGCCCCCACCCAGCGCCCCcgacccccagtgcccccccccgaccccaccccccaggacccaggcacccggccccgagccccgagCCTCGCATCGCcccgtgctgcagccccccgagcAGG GTGCCGGCACCCCCCCGCGATCAGGGCGCCgtcctgtcccctgcccccgTGTCCGCCCCCGTGCCCGCCCCCGTGCCCGGCTGCCGTCCCAAG ACATCACGGAGGAGCTCCTGCAGAAGCTGAGGGTGCGACGAGCTTGCACGGACGGCTGA